Proteins encoded together in one Amblyomma americanum isolate KBUSLIRL-KWMA chromosome 1, ASM5285725v1, whole genome shotgun sequence window:
- the LOC144129145 gene encoding uncharacterized protein LOC144129145 has protein sequence MAAQERCSKLAMELEAPPSRLVRPSSQMPTCQTVTRSWRQESCPPTRQPRSLWKQKRKSCVACGSLPPGGGGGGDELAADENYPRPTRRTTRASRATRTASPTRKEATDKESDCRTRAQRPRRVNKSVAVSEDPLDDDDDVACRGSVLVDDNSEFSPLKCPGEMVVGMFSRSSNDGATASTYKTRRHRLLPPDLDFFEVEDEEPPPSARKTTGRRRAKH, from the exons ATGGCTGCGCAAGAGCGCTGCTCCAAACTGGCCATGGAACTTGAGGCACCACCGAGTCGGCTTGTGAGGCCAAGCAGTCAAATGCCAACCTGCCAGACTGTCACGAGGAGCTGGCGGCAAG AGAGCTGTCCTCCCACAAGGCAGCCACGGAGCTTGTGGAAGCAAAAGAGGAAGAGCTGCGTTGCTTGCGGCAGTCtgccaccggggggggggggggggggggatgagctAGCAGCTGATGAAAACTATCCGCGTCCTACTCGGCGCACCACTCGTGCCTCTCGCGCCACTCGGACGGCATCTCCGACCAGAAAAGAAGCAACAGATAAAGAGTCAGACTGCAGGACTCGTGCACAGCGCCCGCGTCGTGTAAATAAGTCCGTGGCAGTCTCCGAAGACCCACTG gacgacgacgacgatgttgCTTGTCGTGGATCTGTTCTCGTCGATGACAATTCTGAATTCTCGCCCCTGAAGTGCCCTGGCGAAATGGTCGTTGGCATGTTCTCTCGCAGTTCAAATGATGG TGCAACAGCCAGCACATATAAGACTCGCCGACACCGGCTCCTGCCACCTGACCTAGACTTTTTCGAGGTGGAAGACGAGGAGCCGCCACCATCAGCGCGCAAGACAACTGGCCGCCGACGGGCTAAACATTGA